TGGGCCCTGGTGCGGGAGTTGCTCAAGTTCGATGCCGTGGTCGCCGAGGTCGAGGAGGAGCTGCTCCCCAATCGTCTCTGCACCTATTTGTTTGAGCTCTCCCAGGTGTTCAACCGCTTCTACGACCAGGTGCCCGTGCTCAAGGCTGAGCCAGACGCACTGCCCTCCCGTCTCGCCCTTTGCCGTCTCACCGCCGACACCCTCAAACTGGGGTTGGGTCTGTTGGGCATCCCAACGCTGGATCGGATGTGATGGAGCAAGCGTGGCCACCGGCTCGCCCTGAAGTGGAGAGCCTCCATGCCTATAGCGCTCCCCTGGAGGGACGCCGGCCGTTGCTGCGCCTCGACTTCAACGAGAGCACCGTCGGCCCCAGCCCCCGCGTTGTCGAAGCGCTGCGGGCCATACCCGCTGATCAGATCGGCATTTACCCCGAGTACGACGGGCTGCGGGAAGCGGTCATCGCCAACCTGGGACTGCCGCTGCAGCCCGAGCAAGTCGGCCTGTTCAACGGTGTCGATGCGGCGATCCACGCCGTCTTTCACGCCTATGGCGACCGTGGGGAGACGTTGCTCACCACATCGCCGACCTTCGGCTACTACACGCCCTGCGCTCAGATGCAGGGAATGACGATCGAGGCGGTTCCCTATCTGGGGGAGGCCTTTGACTTTCCGCAGGAGACGATTCGCGAGCGCCTGCAGGTCCTCAAGCCCCGACTGCTCCTGATCTGCAATCCGAATAACCCCACCGGAACCCGCCTCGCACCGGAGGTCATCCGCGAGCTTGCGGCCGCAGCACCATCGACGTTGGTGGTCGTGGATGAGCTCTACGAGGCCTTCACCGGCGACAGCGTTCTCCCCAGGGCCGACTTCGCAGCCACGCCGAATCTGCTGGTGCTGCGCTCGCTGGCCAAAACCGCCGGTTTGGCGGGGTTACGCATCGGTTTTGCCTTGGGGCACGCCGCCGTGGTCGATCGCGTCAGCCGGGTCACGGGGCCCTACGACATCAACAGTTTTGCGGTGACCGCGGCCTTCGCAGCCCTGAAGGATCAGGCCTACGTCGATGCCTACGTCCAGCAGGTTCTCCAGGCCAGAACCTGGATGGCGGAGATGCTCCAGGCCGCAGGCGTTCGCCACCACATCGATGGCGGGAACTATCTGCTGGTCTGGCCCAAATCTGATCCGGCGCTGATCGATCAGGGGCTCCGTCAGGCCGGGATTTTGGTGCGGGCCATGACCGGAAAGCCAT
This DNA window, taken from Synechococcus sp. LTW-R, encodes the following:
- a CDS encoding histidinol-phosphate transaminase, producing MEQAWPPARPEVESLHAYSAPLEGRRPLLRLDFNESTVGPSPRVVEALRAIPADQIGIYPEYDGLREAVIANLGLPLQPEQVGLFNGVDAAIHAVFHAYGDRGETLLTTSPTFGYYTPCAQMQGMTIEAVPYLGEAFDFPQETIRERLQVLKPRLLLICNPNNPTGTRLAPEVIRELAAAAPSTLVVVDELYEAFTGDSVLPRADFAATPNLLVLRSLAKTAGLAGLRIGFALGHAAVVDRVSRVTGPYDINSFAVTAAFAALKDQAYVDAYVQQVLQARTWMAEMLQAAGVRHHIDGGNYLLVWPKSDPALIDQGLRQAGILVRAMTGKPLIDGSLRVSLGTTAQMQQFWAAYAALEGLPA